The following coding sequences lie in one Miscanthus floridulus cultivar M001 chromosome 9, ASM1932011v1, whole genome shotgun sequence genomic window:
- the LOC136483151 gene encoding scarecrow-like protein 9: MAPMPEELELMGQQDRRDVLAVAGADPEPEPFSPSIFLDLPPTPSRPDCHDEDLASSDDLVLPFISRMLMEDDIDDTFFYKYPDHPTLLQAQQPFADILSDATPPDRPVEPLSQSQLLLQQFPADGDDLQVFFSGCNGDMLNIALLKGMEEGSRFLSLPTNNGLLNSNKQPIQVNTGGKLKNRRRTLQQDEDEPDEAETSRNSKLMVPEPEETGEMVDQIALNVFSWCLSEIQSLRLTIGGEQVENNTRTGTESRSKTNKKNGKYWAHETMDLHTMLLHCAQALGMNDRRSATQLLGQIRKRSSPSGDANQRLAHCFAQGLEARLAGTGSQLYRSLVSRRTSVVEYLKAYQLFVEACCFKTMAFRFSNLTICHATLGRNKLHIVDYGIEYGLQWPTLLTRLATREGGPPEVRMTGIDLPQPGFRPSSRIEQTGRRLSSRASQLGVPFKFRSIAAARWETIRVDDLDMEPDEVLVVNSLVPFGHLMEDGVTVDSPSPRDVVLNNIQKMRPDVFILCIVNASYNSPFFVTRFREALSYYSAIYDMLDATTPRDNELRLLVERDLYGQCALNVVACEGLDRVERPETYKQWQARNHRAGLSQLPLDPCIVKDVREWVKSLYHKDFVIDIDQHWLLQGWKGRILYAMSTWVACK, from the coding sequence aTGGCACCCATGCCGGAGGAGCTCGAGCTCATGGGTCAGCAAGACCGGCGAGACGTGCTGGCTGTGGCTGGGGCTGACCCTGAGCCCGAGCCGTTCTCTCCCTCCATCTTCCTGGACCTCCCTCCGACGCCCAGCCGTCCCGACTGCCACGACGAAGACCTGGCATCGTCAGACGACCTCGTCCTCCCCTTCATCTCGCGGATGCTCATGGAGGATGACATCGACGACACCTTCTTCTACAAGTACCCCGACCACCCCACGCTCCTCCAAGCCCAGCAGCCCTTCGCCGACATCCTCTCCGACGCCACCCCTCCGGACCGGCCAGTGGAGCCGCTCTCACAGTCACAGCTGCTGCTCCAGCAGTTCCCTGCCGACGGCGACGACCTGCAGGTCTTCTTCAGTGGCTGCAACGGGGACATGCTCAACATCGCATTGCTCAAGGGCATGGAAGAGGGCAGCAGGTTCTTGTCGTTGCCAACCAACAACGGCCTCCTCAACAGCAATAAGCAACCGATCCAAGTGAATACGGGTGGCAAGCTTAAGAACAGGAGGCGTACTCTGCAGCAGGACGAAGATGAACCGGATGAGGCCGAGACGAGCAGGAACAGCAAGCTGATGGTGCCTGAGCCGGAAGAAACCGGCGAGATGGTTGACCAAATAGCTCTCAACGTGTTCAGCTGGTGCCTCTCTGAAATACAGAGCTTGCGCTTGACTATCGGCGGCGAGCAGGTTGAGAACAACACCCGGACCGGGACCGAGTCCAGGAGCAAGACGAACAAGAAGAACGGCAAGTACTGGGCACATGAGACCATGGACTTGCACACCATGCTCCTCCACTGTGCGCAAGCCTTGGGCATGAACGACCGTCGAAGCGCGACGCAGCTGCTGGGGCAGATCCGGAAGCGTTCCTCGCCAAGCGGAGACGCCAACCAGAGGCTGGCGCACTGTTTCGCCCAGGGACTAGAGGCGCGGCTCGCCGGCACGGGCAGCCAACTGTACAGGTCACTCGTGTCAAGGCGCACCTCCGTCGTGGAGTACCTCAAGGCCTACCAACTGTTTGTCGAAGCGTGCTGCTTCAAAACGATGGCGTTCCGCTTCTCCAATCTCACCATCTGCCATGCCACCTTGGGGAGAAACAAGCTGCACATCGTAGATTACGGCATCGAGTACGGTCTACAGTGGCCAACTCTGCTGACCCGTCTCGCTACCCGGGAAGGTGGACCGCCGGAGGTGAGGATGACAGGCATTGATCTCCCACAGCCAGGGTTCCGGCCATCTTCTCGGATCGAGCAGACGGGGCGCCGCCTCAGCAGCCGTGCCAGTCAGTTGGGCGTGCCATTCAAGTTTCGGAGCATCGCCGCCGCTAGGTGGGAGACGATCCGCGTGGATGATCTTGACATGGAGCCTGATGAGGTACTGGTTGTCAATAGCCTTGTCCCGTTTGGACATCTGATGGAAGATGGTGTCACCGTGGATAGCCCCAGCCCCAGGGATGTTGTCCTGAACAACATCCAGAAGATGCGTCCCGATGTGTTCATCCTTTGCATCGTGAATGCCTCGTACAATTCACCTTTCTTTGTCACGCGGTTCCGTGAGGCGCTCTCATATTACTCAGCAATATATGACATGCTTGATGCCACCACTCCACGGGATAATGAACTACGCTTGCTGGTTGAACGCGACCTCTACGGACAGTGTGCCTTGAATGTTGTCGCCTGTGAGGGGCTGGACAGGGTGGAGCGGCCAGAGACATATAAGCAATGGCAGGCGCGGAACCATCGTGCCGGGTTAAGTCAGCTTCCTTTGGATCCATGTATAGTTAAGGATGTCAGGGAGTGGGTCAAGAGCCTATACCACAAGGATTTTGTCATTGACATCGATCAACACTGGCTCCTTCAAGGGTGGAAGGGGCGTATACTCTACGCCATGTCAACATGGGTTGCATGCAAATGA